DNA sequence from the Anaerobranca californiensis DSM 14826 genome:
AATATAAAGGAGGATATTATTTAATAATTGCAAATCCCGTAATTGCAACAAGTTATTAAATATTAGGAGTGAGAACATTGGAAAAAATATATGTCACAGGAAAAAGTGGTCCTTTGCAAGGTACTGTAAAGGTCAGTGGAGCAAAAAATGCAGCATTACCAATTTTAGCAGCAGCTTTATTATGTAAAGGAACTACAATTATTGATGAAGTCCCTCAACTAGAAGATGTCAATGTAATGAGGGGTGTGTTAGAGAGTTTAGGTGCCAAAGTTAAAGTTGAAGGGGATACATATATTATCGATAGTAGTAATTTGACTAGCAGCACTGCACCTTACGAACTGGTAAGAAAAATGAGGGCTTCTTTTTTAGTAATGGGACCACTATTGGCAAGGCTTAAAGAGGCAAATATCTCAATGCCTGGAGGATGTGCCATTGGAACAAGACCTATAGATCTCCATTTAAAGGGTTTTCAAGCTCTAGGGGCGAAAATACAGACAGATCATGGTTGTATTGAAGGTAGAGTTGATAATTTAGTAGGTAATCGGGTGTATCTAGATTTCCCTAGTGTTGGAGCAACGGAAAATATTATGATGTTAGCGACAATGGCTGAAGGGCAAACAATAATCGAAAATGCCGCTGCAGAACCTGAAATAGTAGATTTAGCCAATTATTTGAACTCAATGGGAGCAAAGATCCGGGGTGCCGGTACTAATGTTATTAAAATTACAGGGGTAAAAGAACTTACTTCTAATAGATATACCGTTATTCCAGATCGGATTGAAGCAGGGACTTACATGGTGGCAGCGGTTATTACAGGGGGAGACGTACTCATAACTAATTGTATTTATGATCATTTAAAACCAGTTATCGCTAAACTCCAGGAATGTGGTGCAAAAGTTTTTGAAGATGAAAATACTATTAGGGTTATAGGCAATAATAGGCCTATAGGAGTTGATGTTAAAACATTGCCTTACCCGGGTTTCCCAACTGATATGCAGCCACAAATGACCGCTTTATTGGCTGTGGCAGAAGGAACTAGTGTAGTTACGGAGACGGTGTTTGAAAATAGGTTTATGCATGTAGATGAACTTAAAAGAATGAATGCTAAAATAAAAATTAGGGAGCGTTCAGCAGTAATAACTGGGGTAGAAAGTTTAAAAGCCGCACCGGTATATGCCACAGATTTAAGGGCAGGAGCAGCATTGATTTTAGCAGGATTAGTAGCAGAAGGGGTAACAGAGATTGGGAATATCCACCATATAGATAGAGGTTATGTAGATATTGTAAATAAATTTAAGGGATTAGGTGCAAAAATAGAAAGAAAGTAAAGTAAGGAGAGGAAATCCTTACTTTTGTTCTTTTCCCCCTGATTTTTCATAAAATTAATTAGAGAAAATTGGAGTAAAGGTCAGGGGGCAAAATAAATGGGAAAAAATATTTTAATTTACTTTGGAGTAACATTGATAATTTTGCTAATTTTACCTGCTGTTTTGGTTAAAAGTTGTAAAGGGCCGATTTTTCCTGATAATAGATTAGATCCATCATATGAAAATATAAAAATTAATGTTTACTTTCATAAAGAAAATAAGCTAAAGGAAATGGATTTAGAAGAATATATAATAGGGGTAGTGGCAGGGGAAATGCCGGCCCGTTTTGATATTGAGGCTTTGAAAGCTCAAGCAGTTATTGCTAGAACTTATGCTGTAACTAGGATGCAACTATTTGGTGGCAGGGGATATAGTGGATATCCTGGGGCGGATATTTGTGATGACTATCGCCACAGCCAACACTATTTAACACCGGCAGAAGCAAAAAGTAACTGGCCTTTTTGGCAGCGGAGTATATACTGGCGCAAAATAGTAGAAGGGGTATATTCCACGAAAGGTGAAATAATTAGTTATCAGGGGAAACCAATAGATGCCCTATATCATTCTACCTGTGGAGGGGCAACTGAAAATTCAGAAGAAGTATTTACTAACTATATACCTTATCTTAGAGGGGTTAACTGCCCTTACTGTAAAGATTCTCCCCGCTTTACTCAAAAGGTTACTTATACTAAGACAGGGTTTAAAAATATCTTAGAAGGAGAAGGGTTACAAAGGGTAGTAGGGGCTAAAGAAATTGATATGGGTATAGTTAGCAAAACTAATAGTGATCGGATTACTTATTTTAGAATTGGAGATAAGATATATAGGGGAAGTGATGTACGCCTTTTGTTTAAATTAAATTCTGCCCGGTTTACTTATAATTACGATGGAACAAATATAGTGTTTAATGTAGTAGGTTATGGCCATGGGGTAGGGATGTGTCAGTATGGAGCTAATGGTCTAGCTAAAAAGGGATATAACTATAAAGATATTATCAAATATTACTACACCGATGTAGAATTAGAAAATTTACATAATTACTTATCCATAAAGGAATAATCTACTATAAGCTGGTTATAATACCACCTAAAGAGGTGGTATTTTTTATGAACATTTTAGATAAACTAAAAGGGAAAATTTTAGCATTCTTTAATTTATGGAAAGTTAAAGGAAAAGAAATAATAAATAAAATTAAAGGATTACCTTCTTTTGTTAAAAAGGTAAGTATTTACTGTATAGTTGTAGTAATAATGGTTGGTTTAATGGCCTGGCAAAAAAGTAGGCTTCCCCTTGAAATAATAGGAGAATTTCCTAAAAATGAAACACAACAGCCTGAGAAAAGGGATAATGAGCTGCCTTGGCAGATAGATGAAAAGGAAAAGGAAAAGGAAAGGGATTTAGGGGAAAAAAATGAAGTAAATGAAGTAAATAAGGATGAAAAAAAGGATCAATCAGAAGAAAAGACTTCTACAGAGGAAGAAATAACTCAACCAACTTTCAATATTAAAGATAAAATTATCTGGCCCATTGAAGGTTCAGGAGAGATTCAAGGACATTTTAAACAATCCTTTAACTTTAGGGATGGGAGTTTCGAGTACAAACTAGATGGTATTTTAATTGTCGCTCCTAAAGGTAGTAAAGTGAGGGCTGCACTACCAGGAGTAGTTAAAGATGTAGTTACAGAAACCTCTTATCTCTATGGTAATGTTGTCAAGATTAGTTATGTAGATCCCAATGGAGATATATGGGATACCTACTATTATAATCTTGACAATATTCAAGTAGCAGAAGGGCAAAAAATATCCATTGGTGACAGCATTGGATATGTAGGTTCAAATCTTTTATCTTCTCTATTTAATGAAGCCCATATAGTGTTAGAAATCAAGAAAAACAATGTCCTAATCGATCCTCAACCATACTTTTAGAGCCTCCCATGAGGCTTTTTTATATAAAGTTATAAATTGGACAAACATGGAATAAAAGAAAAACTG
Encoded proteins:
- the spoIID gene encoding stage II sporulation protein D, with product MGKNILIYFGVTLIILLILPAVLVKSCKGPIFPDNRLDPSYENIKINVYFHKENKLKEMDLEEYIIGVVAGEMPARFDIEALKAQAVIARTYAVTRMQLFGGRGYSGYPGADICDDYRHSQHYLTPAEAKSNWPFWQRSIYWRKIVEGVYSTKGEIISYQGKPIDALYHSTCGGATENSEEVFTNYIPYLRGVNCPYCKDSPRFTQKVTYTKTGFKNILEGEGLQRVVGAKEIDMGIVSKTNSDRITYFRIGDKIYRGSDVRLLFKLNSARFTYNYDGTNIVFNVVGYGHGVGMCQYGANGLAKKGYNYKDIIKYYYTDVELENLHNYLSIKE
- the murA gene encoding UDP-N-acetylglucosamine 1-carboxyvinyltransferase, which codes for MEKIYVTGKSGPLQGTVKVSGAKNAALPILAAALLCKGTTIIDEVPQLEDVNVMRGVLESLGAKVKVEGDTYIIDSSNLTSSTAPYELVRKMRASFLVMGPLLARLKEANISMPGGCAIGTRPIDLHLKGFQALGAKIQTDHGCIEGRVDNLVGNRVYLDFPSVGATENIMMLATMAEGQTIIENAAAEPEIVDLANYLNSMGAKIRGAGTNVIKITGVKELTSNRYTVIPDRIEAGTYMVAAVITGGDVLITNCIYDHLKPVIAKLQECGAKVFEDENTIRVIGNNRPIGVDVKTLPYPGFPTDMQPQMTALLAVAEGTSVVTETVFENRFMHVDELKRMNAKIKIRERSAVITGVESLKAAPVYATDLRAGAALILAGLVAEGVTEIGNIHHIDRGYVDIVNKFKGLGAKIERK
- a CDS encoding murein hydrolase activator EnvC family protein is translated as MNILDKLKGKILAFFNLWKVKGKEIINKIKGLPSFVKKVSIYCIVVVIMVGLMAWQKSRLPLEIIGEFPKNETQQPEKRDNELPWQIDEKEKEKERDLGEKNEVNEVNKDEKKDQSEEKTSTEEEITQPTFNIKDKIIWPIEGSGEIQGHFKQSFNFRDGSFEYKLDGILIVAPKGSKVRAALPGVVKDVVTETSYLYGNVVKISYVDPNGDIWDTYYYNLDNIQVAEGQKISIGDSIGYVGSNLLSSLFNEAHIVLEIKKNNVLIDPQPYF